Proteins encoded by one window of Glycine soja cultivar W05 chromosome 15, ASM419377v2, whole genome shotgun sequence:
- the LOC114386729 gene encoding cytochrome P450 71D10 has protein sequence MVMELHNHTPFSIYFITSILFIFFVFFKLVQRSDSKTSSTCKLPPGPRTLPLIGNIHQIVGSLPVHHYFKNLADKYGPLMHLKLGEVSNIIVTSPEMAQEIMKTHDLNFSDRPDLVSSRIVSYNGSTIVFSQHGDYWRQLRKICTVELLTAKRVQSFRSIREEEVAELVKKIAATASEEGGSIFNLTQSIYSMTFGIAARAAFGKKSRYQQVFISNMHKQLMLLGGFSIADLYPSSRVFQMMGATGKLEKLHRVTDRVLQDIIDEHKNRNRSSEEREAVEDLVDVLLKFQKESEFRLTDDNIKAVIQDIFIGGGETSSSVVEWGMSELIRNPRVMEEAQAEVRRVYDSKGYVDETELHQLIYLKSIIKETMRLHPPVPLLVPRVSRERCQINGYEIPSKTRIIINAWAIGRNPKYWGETESFKPERFLNSSIDFRGTDFEFIPFGAGRRICPGITFAIPNIELPLAQLLYHFDWKLPNKMKNEELDMTESNGITLRRQNDLCLIPITRLA, from the exons ATGGTCATGGAGCTTCACAACCACACCCCTTTCTCTATTTACTTCATTACCTCcattctctttattttcttcGTGTTCTTCAAATTAGTTCAAAGATCGGATTCCAAAACCTCCTCTACCTGCAAATTGCCCCCAGGACCAAGGACACTACCTCTCATAGGGAACATACACCAGATTGTTGGCTCACTGCCGGTTCATCACTACTTCAAAAATTTGGCAGATAAGTATGGTCCATTAATGCATCTAAAACTAGGAGAGGTGTCCAACATCATAGTCACTTCCCCAGAAATGGCCCAAGAGATTATGAAGACACATGATCTCAACTTCTCTGATAGGCCAGACCTTGTATCGTCTAGAATAGTTTCTTACAACGGTTCTACCATTGTCTTCAGTCAACATGGAGACTATTGGAGGCAACTAAGAAAGATATGCACAGTAGAGTTACTAACAGCAAAGCGCGTGCAGTCTTTTCGGTCCATAAGAGAAGAGGAGGTGGCAgaactagttaaaaaaatagcTGCAACTGCAAGTGAAGAAGGGGGGTCCATTTTTAATCTCACCCAGAGCATTTACTCAATGACTTTTGGGATAGCGGCACGAGCGGCTTTTGGTAAAAAGAGCAGATACCAACAAGTGTTCATATCAAACATGCATAAACAATTGATGCTTCTGGGAGGGTTTTCTATTGCTGATCTCTATCCTTCTAGTAGAGTGTTTCAAATGATGGGGGCGACGGGGAAACTTGAAAAACTGCATAGAGTGACAGATAGGGTGTTGCAAGACATCATCGACGAGCACAAAAATAGAAACAGAAGCAGCGAGGAGCGTGAAGCAGTGGAAGATCTAGTTGATGTTCTTCTCAAGTTTCAAAAGGAATCGGAATTTCGCTTGACTGATGACAACATTAAAGCCGTCATCCAG GACATATTCATTGGTGGAGGCGAAACATCATCTTCTGTTGTGGAATGGGGGATGTCAGAATTGATAAGAAACCCGAGGGTGATGGAAGAAGCACAAGCAGAGGTGAGAAGAGTGTATGATAGCAAGGGATATGTGGATGAGACAGAATTGCACCAATTGATATACTTAAAGTCCATCATCAAAGAAACCATGAGGTTACATCCACCTGTGCCATTGTTAGTTCCTAGAGTAAGTAGAGAAAGGTGCCAAATCAATGGATATGAGATACCCTCTAAGACTAGGATCATTATCAATGCTTGGGCAATTGGAAGGAATCCTAAGTATTGGGGTGAAACTGAGAGTTTTAAACCTGAGAGGTTTCTTAATAGCTCCATTGATTTTAGGGGCACAGACTTTGAATTTATCCCATTTGGTGCTGGAAGGAGGATCTGCCCCGGCATTACATTTGCCATACCCAACATTGAGTTGCCACTTGCTCAGTTACTTTACCACTTTGATTGGAAGCTTCCCAAtaaaatgaagaatgaagaacttGACATGACGGAGTCAAATGGAATTACTTTACGAAGACAAAATGACCTCTGCTTGATTCCCATTACTCGTCTAGCTTAA
- the LOC114387608 gene encoding vacuolar iron transporter homolog 4-like gives MANNVQPCHDLDPREAKSPSKMLNLDVEAQLREEEKGFDYAKRAQWLRAAVLGANDGLLSTASLMMGVGAVRKDVKSMILTGVAGLVAGACSMAIGEFVSVYSQYDIELAQMKREGNMDQKDKLPNPYYAAFASALAFAVGAGVPLLGAAFVNSYKARLGVVAAVVTLALIVFGDLGAFLGKAPRVKSTFRVLIGGWMAMAITFALTKLVDHLGLGVV, from the coding sequence ATGGCAAACAATGTTCAACCATGCCATGACCTTGATCCTAGAGAAGCCAAAAGCCCTTCAAAGATGTTAAACTTGGACGTGGAAGCACAGTTGAGGGAGGAGGAGAAGGGTTTTGACTATGCGAAGAGGGCACAGTGGCTTAGAGCTGCTGTTTTGGGTGCCAATGATGGGTTGCTCTCAACAGCATCCCTCATgatgggagttggagctgtgaGGAAGGATGTTAAGAGCATGATACTAACTGGGGTGGCAGGGTTGGTGGCTGGAGCATGCAGCATGGCCATTGGAGAGTTTGTTTCTGTTTACTCACAGTATGATATTGAGTTGGCTCAGATGAAAAGAGAGGGAAACATGGATCAGAAGGATAAGTTGCCAAACCCTTATTATGCTGCTTTTGCCTCTGCCCTTGCCTTTGCTGTTGGGGCAGGGGTGCCACTACTTGGTGCTGCCTTTGTCAATAGCTATAAGGCTAGGCTGGGTGTGGTGGCGGCTGTTGTCACCCTTGCTTTGATTGTCTTTGGAGATTTGGGGGCCTTTTTAGGGAAAGCACCCAGGGTTAAGTCCACTTTCAGGGTTTTGATTGGGGGTTGGATGGCCATGGCAATTACTTTTGCTTTAACAAAGCTTGTTGATCATCTTGGACTTGGAGTAGTTTGA
- the LOC114386775 gene encoding cytochrome b-c1 complex subunit 6-like yields the protein MADEEPVDQKRYLEESCKPKCVKPLLEYQACIKRIHGDDSGQKHCTGQYFDYWSCIDKCVAPKLFTKLK from the exons AT GGCCGACGAGGAACCTGTTGATCAGAAGAGATATCTTGAAGAGTCTTGCAAACCAAAATGTGTAAAACCATTACTGGAATACCAG GCGTGCATTAAAAGGATACATGGTGATGATTCTGGGCAGAAACACTGCACTGgacaatattttgattattgGTCTTGTATTGACAAATGt GTTGCACCGAAGCTATTCACCAAACTGAAGTAA
- the LOC114388152 gene encoding serine decarboxylase 1-like yields MVGSVDALNEGLRINGAVEPLPEDFDATAVIIDPVPSAVVDNGILKEEAQINKGKEKREIVLGRNVHTTCLEVTEPEADDEITGDREAHMASVLARYKRALTERTKHHLGYPYNLDFDYGALTQLQHFSINNLGDPFIESNYGVHSRQFEVGVLDWFARLWELEKNEYWGYITNCGTEGNLHGILVGREVFPDGILYASRESHYSVFKAARMYRMECEKVDTLWSGEIDCDDFKAKLLSHQDKPAIINVNIGTTVKGAVDDLDLVIKKLEEAGFSHDRFYIHCDGALFGLMMPFVKLAPKVTFKKPIGSVSVSGHKFVGCPMPCGVQITRLEYVNALARDVEYLASRDATIMGSRNGHAPIFLWYTLNRKGYRGFQKEVQKCLRNAHYFKGRLVEAGIGAMLNELSSTVVFERPHDEEFIRKWQLACKGNIAHVVVMPNITIEKLDDFLNELLDKRATWFQDGKDQPYCISSDVGEKNCLCALHK; encoded by the exons ATGGTTGGAAGTGTTGACGCTTTGAATGAGGGTTTGAGAATCAACGGAGCAGTTGAACCGTTGCCTGAGGACTTTGATGCAACAGCTGTAATCATAGATCCCGTGCCTTCTGCAGTTGTAGACAATGGCATTCTGAAGGAGGAGGCGCAGATcaataaaggaaaagaaaaaagagaaatagtACTGGGAAGAAATGTTCATACCACATGTCTAGAAGTCACAGAGCCCGAGGCAGATGACGAGATCACTGGGGACCGGGAAGCTCATATGGCAAGTGTGTTGGCCAGATACAAAAGAGCCTTGACTGAAAGGACAAAGCACCATTTAG GCTACCCCTATAATTTGGATTTCGATTATGGTGCACTCACGCAACTTCAGCACTTTTCCATAAACAACCTTGGAGATCCATTTATTGAAAGCAACTATGGTGTCCACTCCCGGCAGTTTGAAGTTGGTGTTTTGGATTGGTTTGCCCGATTGTGGGAACTGGAGAAAAATGAGTACTGGGGCTATATAACAAACTGTGGTACAGAAGGCAATCTCCATGGCATCCTAGTTGG GAGAGAGGTCTTTCCAGATGGGATTTTGTATGCCTCACGGGAGTCACATTATTCTGTGTTTAAAGCTGCTCGAATGTATAGAATGGAATGTGAGAAGGTTGATACTCTTTGGTCTGGGGAAATTGATTGTGATGATTTCAAGGCCAAGCTTCTTAGTCACCAGGATAAGCCGGCAATTATAAATGTGAACATAG GTACAACTGTGAAAGGGGCTGTGGATGATCTTGATCTGGTCATAAAGAAACTTGAAGAAGCTGGATTTTCACATGACAGATTCTACATCCATTGTGATGGGGCTTTGTTTGGTCTCATGATGCCTTTCGTGAAACTA GCTCCAAAAGTTACTTTTAAGAAGCCTATTGGCAGTGTTAGTGTTTCTGGCCACAAATTTGTAGGGTGTCCCATGCCTTGTGGTGTGCAGATAACAAGATTGGAGTATGTAAATGCTCTTGCCAGGGATGTGGAATACCTTGCTTCTAGGGATGCCACGATCATGGGTAGTCGGAATGGCCATGCTCCCATATTCCTTTGGTATACCTTGAATCGGAAAGGATATAGAGGTTTTCAGAAAGAAGTACAGAAATGCTTGCGAAATGCCCACTACTTCAAAGGCCGCCTTGTTGAGGCTGGGATTGGTGCAATGCTTAATGAACTGAGCAGCACGGTTGTGTTTGAGAGGCCACATGATGAGGAATTTATACGCAAGTGGCAGTTAGCATGCAAAGGGAATATCGCACATGTGGTGGTGATGCCAAACATCACTATTGAGAAGCTTGATGATTTTCTGAACGAGCTTCTGGACAAGCGTGCTACCTGGTTTCAAGATGGAAAGGATCAACCTTACTGTATATCATCAGATGTAGGTGAAAAGAATTGCCTTTGTGCTTTGCACAAGTAA